A region of candidate division TA06 bacterium DNA encodes the following proteins:
- a CDS encoding GGDEF domain-containing protein, protein MKNKVKKLMSRFSLLKGKKDLKKEELIDELNRAYSELQNLYQTLADANQQKTLLLEELQAQKAVLERQNSEDSLTGMYNRRFIDLQLVREFIRAQRYNRNLTVIMADLDHFKRINDDFGHQTGDQVLMIVAQILKESCREVDFIARYGGEEFLLLLPETPSNGAIFVCERIRKAVEGHDWDQLANGLKVTISQGIAYNTKVESHLVMLRHADAKLYEAKRAGRNTVKY, encoded by the coding sequence ATGAAAAACAAAGTCAAAAAACTCATGTCCAGGTTCAGCCTTCTTAAGGGCAAAAAAGACCTGAAAAAAGAAGAGCTGATAGACGAATTGAACCGGGCATATTCAGAGCTGCAAAACCTATATCAGACCCTGGCCGATGCCAACCAGCAGAAAACCCTGCTGCTGGAGGAGCTGCAGGCCCAGAAGGCAGTGCTGGAACGCCAGAACAGCGAAGACAGCCTGACCGGGATGTATAATCGCCGTTTTATCGATCTTCAACTGGTCCGGGAGTTTATTCGGGCTCAGCGTTATAACCGCAACTTAACAGTGATCATGGCCGACCTGGATCATTTCAAGCGGATCAATGACGATTTTGGCCACCAGACGGGGGACCAGGTATTGATGATTGTTGCTCAAATATTGAAAGAAAGCTGCCGCGAGGTGGACTTCATTGCCCGTTACGGCGGAGAGGAATTCCTGCTGCTGCTGCCGGAGACCCCTTCCAACGGGGCCATCTTCGTCTGCGAGCGGATCCGGAAAGCGGTGGAGGGGCACGATTGGGATCAATTGGCGAACGGATTAAAGGTGACCATAAGCCAGGGCATAGCCTACAACACCAAAGTGGAAAGCCATCTGGTCATGCTGCGTCATGCCGACGCCAAGCTTTACGAGGCCAAGCGGGCGGGAAGGAACACGGTAAAGTACTGA
- a CDS encoding 8-oxo-dGTP diphosphatase, whose product MKLATLCYLRRNGQTLMMHRIKRADDMHFGKWNGLGGKFHPGETPEECVTREVKEESGFLISKPVLKGFLTFPSFDETDDWYVFVFVAEDIQGSLSETEEGHLSWIKDPELTKLDLWEGDHIFLPWLDKPGMFSAKFVYQQGKLAEHSVNFY is encoded by the coding sequence ATGAAACTAGCCACCCTGTGTTACCTCCGGCGCAACGGACAGACCCTGATGATGCACCGCATCAAACGGGCGGACGACATGCATTTCGGCAAATGGAACGGCCTGGGCGGTAAGTTCCATCCCGGCGAGACCCCGGAGGAATGCGTGACCCGCGAAGTCAAAGAAGAAAGCGGATTCCTGATCAGCAAACCGGTGCTCAAGGGTTTTTTGACCTTTCCCTCTTTTGATGAAACTGATGACTGGTATGTCTTCGTGTTCGTGGCCGAGGACATCCAAGGTTCCCTCTCCGAGACCGAGGAGGGCCACCTGAGCTGGATCAAGGATCCTGAACTCACCAAACTGGACCTGTGGGAGGGCGACCACATCTTCCTGCCCTGGCTGGATAAACCGGGAATGTTCTCGGCCAAGTTCGTATACCAGCAGGGAAAACTGGCGGAGCATTCAGTCAACTTTTACTAA
- the recF gene encoding DNA replication/repair protein RecF, with protein sequence MQTYAVEFSENKNLFYGSNGSGKTNLLEGIYYLCIGRSMRESAEDENLIRFSDDMFRLEGQMQTQRGEIVVESAFNKVEKRCKINGEVQLKLSELIGRLPVVSLSPEDDELCKDGPGVRRRFMDLAISQLSRNYLADLQEYRRLLHQRNRLLFDIREGRGQVASLEAWNQQLVACGSRIINKRIQVIDDLKESAGSRYLGIAGGRERLGLRYKLSFKSEPDEPVEQAFAKALAVNYEFERRRGITMFGPHRDDLEISIGGSSIRSFGSQGQQRTAAISLKLAEAEMLAVQLKEKPILLLDEIFAELDRERGGFLVDQLDPGYQVFIATAKDQEVSKQEGFKKFRIEAGRVIAE encoded by the coding sequence TTGCAGACCTATGCAGTGGAGTTTTCTGAAAATAAGAATTTATTCTACGGTTCCAACGGTTCGGGCAAAACCAATCTGTTGGAAGGCATCTATTATTTATGTATCGGCCGCTCAATGAGGGAATCAGCCGAAGATGAAAACCTGATCCGTTTCTCCGACGATATGTTCCGGCTGGAAGGGCAGATGCAGACCCAGCGGGGCGAGATTGTGGTGGAATCCGCCTTCAATAAAGTGGAAAAGCGCTGCAAGATCAACGGCGAAGTGCAACTCAAGCTGTCAGAGCTTATAGGCAGGCTTCCGGTGGTCAGCCTTTCGCCCGAGGATGACGAACTGTGCAAGGACGGCCCCGGGGTGCGGCGGCGCTTCATGGACCTGGCCATCTCCCAGCTTTCCCGCAATTACCTGGCCGATCTCCAGGAATACCGGAGGCTGCTGCACCAGCGCAACCGCCTGCTGTTCGACATCCGCGAGGGGCGGGGCCAGGTGGCTTCGCTGGAGGCATGGAACCAGCAGTTGGTGGCCTGCGGGTCAAGGATAATCAACAAGCGGATCCAGGTGATAGACGATCTCAAGGAATCGGCCGGCAGCCGGTATCTGGGCATCGCCGGGGGCCGGGAGCGGCTGGGCCTGCGTTACAAGCTTTCGTTCAAGAGCGAACCGGACGAGCCGGTGGAACAGGCTTTTGCCAAAGCCCTGGCCGTCAACTACGAGTTCGAGCGGCGCCGGGGCATCACCATGTTCGGACCGCACCGCGACGATCTGGAGATATCCATCGGCGGCAGCAGCATCCGCAGCTTCGGCTCTCAGGGCCAGCAGCGCACAGCCGCCATAAGCCTGAAACTGGCCGAGGCCGAGATGCTGGCCGTGCAGTTGAAGGAAAAGCCGATCCTGCTGCTGGACGAGATCTTTGCCGAGCTGGACCGGGAGCGGGGCGGGTTCCTGGTGGACCAGCTGGACCCGGGATACCAGGTGTTCATAGCCACCGCCAAGGACCAGGAGGTCTCCAAGCAGGAAGGATTTAAGAAATTCAGGATAGAGGCCGGGCGGGTCATAGCGGAGTGA
- a CDS encoding class I SAM-dependent methyltransferase has translation MLRLHPCAKPWQIRLAQRLIPDYVDPGYVYDDLLHQYAPPSKTWIDAGCGDNSDIKQMPEYQGLAVGFDLEDRKQEKYLRADIHQIPLKSNSIDFISSRWVAEHLETPEKALKELHRVLKPGGRLLIRTTGKWHYISLFSRFAPMTLKRFLSPAQVFPTFFRLNDQEAFQKYFSETSIWRIENIRYIENLQYGNPAGFVFSLFYHLITTCLKLDHLKTTIILETTKIQP, from the coding sequence ATGTTGCGCCTCCATCCCTGCGCCAAGCCCTGGCAGATCAGGCTGGCCCAAAGACTGATCCCCGATTACGTTGACCCGGGCTATGTCTATGACGATCTGCTCCACCAATACGCCCCGCCGTCAAAGACCTGGATAGACGCCGGGTGCGGAGACAACAGCGACATCAAACAGATGCCGGAATACCAAGGCCTGGCTGTCGGCTTTGATCTGGAAGACCGTAAACAGGAAAAATATCTCAGGGCCGACATCCACCAAATCCCTCTAAAAAGTAATTCCATAGATTTTATCTCCAGCCGCTGGGTGGCCGAGCACCTGGAAACACCGGAAAAAGCCCTAAAGGAATTGCACCGGGTGCTGAAGCCCGGCGGAAGGTTGCTGATCCGGACCACTGGCAAGTGGCACTACATCTCGCTTTTCAGCCGGTTTGCGCCAATGACCCTCAAAAGATTCTTGTCCCCGGCTCAGGTCTTCCCCACTTTCTTCCGGCTAAATGACCAGGAGGCTTTTCAAAAATATTTCTCAGAAACTTCTATCTGGCGGATCGAAAATATCCGTTACATAGAAAATCTGCAGTACGGCAACCCGGCCGGGTTCGTCTTCTCGCTGTTCTATCATCTGATCACTACCTGTCTGAAACTGGACCATCTGAAGACCACCATCATACTGGAAACGACCAAAATTCAACCATAA
- a CDS encoding threonylcarbamoyl-AMP synthase, producing the protein MRNIFRQAKGHLIKLYQDGDGVTETASQAVGALNRGEVMAFPTDTVYGLGCRADLPQAVKKIYRLKGRNFSKPLILFVKNPRELEQLVLNVPDYTAKLMKVYWPGQLTMVFPASDQVKKWGLDKNGTIGIRIPRHKALQAILDQINGPLATTSANVSGAQESCNVEQVMESFKDPVDLILDGGELPRCRPSTVLDLSREHPVILRRGDIGRRELSELLQQPIKQDKVEVLFVCTGNTCRSPMAEGYLKNILPKNWKDKVVVRSCGTRALPGMPATDKGQETARKFGFDLSSHHSRTLTDSLAKQADIIIALEDGHRQDIIKLYPKAQVSLLAVDGVADPIGGTLEDYAKTLELIKREMPDVLEKIKEMLA; encoded by the coding sequence AAGCCGTGGGTGCCTTGAACCGTGGAGAGGTGATGGCCTTTCCCACCGATACGGTCTATGGCCTGGGCTGCCGGGCCGACCTGCCCCAGGCGGTCAAAAAGATCTACCGGCTTAAGGGGCGGAACTTTTCCAAGCCGCTGATACTGTTCGTAAAAAATCCACGGGAACTGGAGCAGTTGGTTCTCAATGTCCCGGATTATACCGCCAAACTGATGAAGGTTTACTGGCCGGGACAGCTGACCATGGTGTTCCCGGCTTCGGATCAGGTCAAGAAATGGGGATTGGATAAAAACGGCACCATTGGCATCAGGATCCCCCGGCATAAGGCGCTGCAGGCCATACTGGATCAAATTAATGGTCCTTTGGCCACCACCAGCGCCAATGTCAGCGGCGCCCAGGAATCCTGCAATGTTGAGCAGGTGATGGAATCCTTCAAAGATCCGGTGGACCTGATCCTGGACGGGGGGGAGCTGCCCCGCTGCCGGCCTTCCACGGTGCTGGACCTATCCCGGGAGCACCCGGTGATACTGCGCCGGGGCGATATCGGCCGCCGGGAACTTTCAGAACTTTTGCAGCAGCCGATAAAGCAGGACAAGGTTGAGGTGCTGTTCGTTTGCACCGGCAACACCTGCCGCAGTCCCATGGCCGAGGGATATCTTAAGAACATCCTTCCCAAGAATTGGAAGGACAAAGTGGTAGTGCGCTCCTGCGGCACCAGGGCTCTGCCGGGGATGCCGGCCACGGATAAGGGGCAGGAGACCGCTAGAAAATTCGGCTTTGACCTTTCGAGCCATCATTCCCGGACATTGACAGACAGTTTGGCCAAACAGGCCGACATCATCATAGCCTTGGAGGATGGCCACCGGCAGGACATCATTAAACTTTACCCAAAGGCCCAGGTGTCGCTTTTGGCGGTGGACGGAGTGGCAGATCCCATCGGCGGAACGCTGGAGGATTATGCCAAGACACTGGAACTGATAAAACGGGAAATGCCGGACGTGCTGGAGAAGATAAAAGAGATGCTGGCCTGA
- the gyrB gene encoding DNA topoisomerase (ATP-hydrolyzing) subunit B, producing the protein MAESYGSEKITVLKGLEAVRRRPAMYIGDTSVRGLHHLVYEVVDNAVDEHMAGVCDHVTVTVRKDGSVVVTDNGRGIPVDMHPTEKKPGVEVAMTILHAGGKFDNKAYTISGGLHGVGVSVVNALSEWLEVEVQRDGKVYQQRYQRGITQYPLKTIGKTAKTGTTVTFLADKQIFKTTAYSFDTLSGRLRELAFLNKGLAIDILDERSGKSHNFKFDGGIVSFVKYLDENKTPIHKPIYVSKEGDGVQVEVALQYNDSYDDNIYSFCNNINTVEGGTHLIGFKSALTRVINDYVKKNNLLKKDDFTLSGDDAREGLTAVVSVKVKQPQFEGQTKTKLGNSEVKGIVESLVGQELAVFFEENSTLANKICEKGILSARSREAARKARDLVRRKNALETSGLPGKLADCSLDDPTLCEIYIVEGDSAGGSAKQGRDRKFQAILPLKGKILNVEKTRLDKMLANDEIRTLITAMGTGIGQEDFDPEKARYHKIIIMTDADVDGAHIRTLLLTFFYRHMRPLIEKGYVYIAQPPLYRVAKGKEEHYVYTDEELEKAVSRLGKDQANVQRYKGLGEMNPEQLWKTTMDPERRTLLQVANDDAAETDHTISMLMGDAVEPRRLFIEQNAKYVKNLDV; encoded by the coding sequence ATGGCAGAGTCTTACGGCAGCGAAAAGATCACAGTACTAAAAGGCCTGGAGGCGGTGCGGCGGAGGCCGGCCATGTACATCGGCGACACCAGCGTCCGGGGTCTGCACCACCTGGTCTACGAGGTGGTGGACAACGCGGTGGACGAGCACATGGCCGGGGTCTGCGACCACGTGACGGTGACGGTGCGCAAGGACGGTTCGGTGGTGGTGACCGACAACGGCCGGGGCATCCCGGTGGACATGCACCCCACCGAGAAGAAGCCGGGGGTGGAGGTGGCCATGACCATTCTGCACGCCGGGGGCAAGTTCGACAATAAGGCCTACACCATCTCCGGCGGACTGCACGGGGTGGGGGTCAGCGTGGTCAACGCCCTGTCAGAGTGGCTGGAGGTCGAGGTCCAGCGCGACGGCAAGGTCTACCAGCAGCGCTACCAGCGGGGCATCACCCAGTATCCGCTTAAGACCATAGGCAAGACCGCCAAGACCGGGACCACGGTCACCTTTTTGGCCGACAAACAGATATTCAAGACCACGGCCTACAGCTTTGACACCCTGTCGGGGCGTTTGAGGGAGCTGGCCTTCCTCAACAAGGGCCTGGCCATCGACATCCTGGACGAGCGCTCCGGCAAGTCCCACAACTTCAAGTTCGACGGCGGCATCGTCTCCTTCGTAAAGTACCTGGACGAGAACAAGACCCCCATCCACAAGCCCATCTATGTGTCCAAAGAAGGCGATGGGGTGCAGGTGGAGGTGGCCCTGCAGTACAACGACAGCTACGACGACAACATCTATTCCTTCTGCAACAACATAAACACGGTGGAGGGCGGCACCCACCTGATCGGCTTCAAGTCGGCCCTGACCCGGGTGATCAACGACTACGTCAAGAAGAACAATCTTCTGAAAAAGGATGACTTCACCCTGTCCGGCGACGACGCCCGGGAGGGGCTGACAGCGGTGGTCTCGGTCAAGGTCAAGCAGCCCCAGTTCGAGGGCCAGACGAAAACGAAGCTGGGAAACTCGGAAGTTAAGGGGATAGTGGAATCCCTGGTGGGGCAGGAACTGGCGGTGTTCTTCGAGGAAAACTCCACCCTGGCCAACAAGATCTGCGAAAAGGGCATCCTCTCGGCCCGCTCCAGGGAGGCGGCCCGCAAGGCCCGCGACCTGGTGCGGCGCAAGAACGCGCTGGAGACCTCCGGCCTGCCCGGCAAGCTGGCCGACTGTTCCTTGGACGATCCCACCCTGTGCGAGATATACATTGTGGAGGGCGATTCGGCCGGCGGCTCGGCCAAGCAGGGCCGGGACCGGAAGTTCCAGGCCATCCTGCCATTGAAGGGCAAGATCCTGAACGTGGAGAAGACCCGGCTGGACAAGATGCTTGCCAACGACGAGATCCGGACCCTGATCACCGCCATGGGAACAGGGATCGGGCAGGAGGATTTTGACCCGGAAAAGGCCCGCTACCACAAGATCATCATCATGACCGACGCCGACGTGGACGGGGCCCACATCCGGACTCTGCTTTTGACCTTCTTCTACCGCCACATGAGGCCGCTGATCGAGAAGGGATACGTCTACATCGCCCAGCCGCCGCTGTACCGGGTGGCCAAGGGCAAGGAGGAGCACTATGTCTACACCGACGAGGAGCTGGAGAAGGCGGTCAGCCGGCTGGGCAAGGACCAGGCCAATGTCCAGCGCTACAAGGGCCTGGGCGAGATGAACCCGGAGCAATTGTGGAAGACCACCATGGATCCGGAGCGCCGCACACTGCTCCAAGTTGCCAACGACGACGCGGCCGAGACCGACCATACCATTTCCATGCTGATGGGTGACGCAGTGGAGCCGAGGAGGCTGTTCATCGAGCAGAACGCCAAGTACGTCAAGAACCTCGACGTCTAA
- the gyrA gene encoding DNA gyrase subunit A, with protein MALERNRVLTREIEEEMRSSYLDYSMSVIVGRALPDVRDGLKPVHRRILYAMSELGVAHNKPFKKSARIVGEVMGKYHPHGDSAIYDSMVRMAQDFSLRYLLVDGQGNFGSVDGDPPAAQRYTEARLTRISDEMLKDIDKETVTYVDNYDGSLKEPSVLPSLLPALLVNGSSGIAVGMATNIPPHNLGEICDAISLLIDDPELAPEKLLKTVKGPDFPTGGMIMGVSGIRDAYLTGRGKIMIRGRANVETAKNGKESIIISELPYEVNKATMIEKIAELVKDKKVDGIADLRDESDRDGMRVVIGLKRDADPRLTINQLYQHTQFQTSFGVIMLALVDGVPKVITLKEALSKFIEFRVEVVTRRTKYELAQAEKRAHILEGLKIAIDNIDEVVRIIKKSPNVDEARASLMKKFKLSEIQAQAILDMTLKRLTSLETKKIDEEYEELIKLINKLKGILDSKRRLMGVIREEITELKKKYADPRRTEILAATEEKFSVEDLIAEEDMVITISHAGYIKRLSVSSYKRQGRGGKGVTGMTTRDEDFVEGMFIASTHHYILFFTDKGRCYWLKVYEVPEGGRAAKGRQISNLLEMKPDEKIAAYIAVKEFDDQHFVVMATKEGTIKKTALSEFSNPRKAGIIAATVDGKDLLIEAKMTDGSEDVILVTNQGQACRFHESDVRAMGRNAAGVRGITLDKKDFVVGMVAVKREGSLLTVCLKGFGKRSEIEEYRVTRRGGKGVITMKITDKTGPVVAVKEVVDTDELMIISAGGQVIRLALKNVRVMGRATQGVRLINLEDKDQVVDVARLAASEEEGNGEANGETEEK; from the coding sequence ATGGCTTTAGAAAGAAATAGGGTCCTGACCAGGGAAATTGAAGAGGAGATGCGTTCCTCGTACCTGGACTATTCCATGTCGGTGATCGTGGGACGGGCTTTGCCCGACGTCCGGGACGGGCTGAAACCGGTGCACCGCCGCATCCTTTACGCCATGAGCGAGCTGGGAGTGGCCCACAACAAGCCCTTCAAGAAGAGCGCTCGCATCGTGGGAGAGGTGATGGGCAAGTACCATCCCCACGGTGATTCGGCCATCTACGATTCCATGGTCCGGATGGCCCAGGATTTTTCGTTGCGCTACCTGCTGGTGGACGGCCAGGGGAACTTCGGCTCGGTGGATGGCGACCCGCCGGCCGCCCAGCGTTACACCGAGGCCCGGCTGACCAGGATCTCGGACGAGATGCTCAAGGACATTGATAAGGAAACGGTGACCTACGTGGACAACTACGACGGTTCGCTCAAAGAGCCGTCGGTGCTGCCCTCGTTGCTGCCAGCCCTGCTGGTCAACGGTTCCTCGGGCATAGCGGTGGGTATGGCCACCAACATCCCGCCCCACAACCTGGGGGAGATCTGCGACGCCATCTCCCTGCTGATCGACGATCCGGAGCTTGCTCCGGAGAAACTGCTGAAGACCGTCAAGGGGCCTGATTTTCCCACCGGCGGCATGATCATGGGCGTCTCCGGCATCCGGGACGCCTATCTGACCGGACGGGGCAAGATCATGATTCGGGGCCGGGCCAACGTGGAGACCGCCAAAAACGGCAAGGAGTCCATCATCATCTCCGAGCTGCCCTACGAGGTCAACAAGGCCACCATGATAGAGAAGATCGCCGAGCTGGTCAAGGACAAGAAGGTGGACGGCATCGCAGACCTGCGGGACGAGTCGGACCGCGACGGGATGCGGGTGGTGATCGGCCTGAAGCGCGACGCCGACCCCCGGCTGACCATCAACCAGCTTTACCAGCACACCCAGTTCCAGACCAGCTTCGGAGTGATCATGCTGGCCCTGGTGGACGGGGTGCCCAAGGTGATCACCCTGAAGGAGGCCCTCAGCAAGTTCATAGAATTCCGGGTGGAGGTAGTGACCCGGCGCACCAAATACGAACTAGCCCAGGCCGAGAAGCGGGCCCATATTCTGGAAGGCCTGAAGATAGCCATCGACAACATCGACGAAGTGGTCCGGATCATCAAGAAGTCGCCCAACGTGGACGAGGCCCGGGCTTCGCTGATGAAAAAATTCAAGCTCTCCGAGATCCAGGCCCAGGCCATTCTGGACATGACCCTCAAGCGCCTGACCTCACTGGAGACCAAGAAGATCGACGAGGAGTACGAGGAGCTGATCAAACTGATCAACAAGCTCAAGGGCATTTTGGACAGCAAGCGGCGCCTGATGGGGGTGATCCGGGAAGAAATCACCGAGCTCAAAAAGAAGTATGCCGACCCCCGCCGCACCGAGATCCTGGCCGCCACAGAGGAAAAATTTTCGGTTGAGGACCTGATCGCCGAAGAGGACATGGTGATCACCATCTCCCACGCCGGGTACATCAAGCGGCTGTCGGTGAGCTCCTACAAGCGCCAGGGCCGGGGGGGCAAGGGGGTGACCGGGATGACCACCCGGGATGAGGATTTCGTGGAGGGGATGTTCATCGCCTCCACCCACCACTACATCCTGTTCTTCACCGACAAGGGACGCTGTTACTGGCTGAAGGTTTACGAAGTGCCGGAGGGCGGCCGGGCGGCCAAGGGCCGGCAGATATCCAACCTGCTGGAAATGAAGCCCGACGAAAAGATAGCGGCCTACATCGCGGTTAAGGAGTTCGACGACCAGCACTTTGTGGTGATGGCCACCAAGGAGGGGACTATCAAGAAGACCGCCCTGTCAGAATTTTCCAACCCCCGCAAGGCCGGGATCATCGCAGCCACGGTGGACGGCAAGGACCTGTTGATCGAAGCCAAGATGACCGACGGCAGCGAGGATGTCATCCTGGTGACCAACCAGGGGCAGGCCTGCCGCTTCCACGAGAGCGACGTCCGGGCCATGGGAAGGAACGCGGCCGGGGTCCGGGGCATCACCCTGGATAAGAAGGATTTCGTGGTGGGGATGGTGGCGGTCAAGCGCGAGGGTTCGCTGCTGACGGTCTGCCTGAAGGGCTTCGGCAAGAGGAGCGAGATCGAGGAGTACCGGGTCACCCGCCGGGGCGGCAAGGGCGTGATCACCATGAAGATCACCGACAAGACCGGCCCGGTGGTGGCGGTCAAGGAGGTGGTGGACACCGACGAACTGATGATCATCTCGGCCGGGGGCCAGGTGATACGGCTGGCCTTAAAGAACGTACGGGTGATGGGCCGGGCCACCCAGGGAGTCAGATTGATAAACCTGGAGGACAAGGACCAAGTGGTTGACGTGGCCAGGCTGGCGGCCTCGGAAGAAGAGGGAAACGGTGAAGCCAACGGGGAGACTGAAGAAAAATAA
- a CDS encoding DUF4234 domain-containing protein has product MKKRNPIAVLLLPFVTFGFYSIYWMVQTKIEMNAKGAQIPTAWLIIIPLVNLWWMWKYSEGVEKVTGGKTSGVLAFILLFLLGMIGAAIVQDSFNKNVA; this is encoded by the coding sequence ATGAAAAAACGAAATCCCATAGCAGTACTTTTGCTTCCCTTTGTGACTTTCGGGTTTTACAGCATTTACTGGATGGTGCAGACCAAGATCGAGATGAACGCCAAGGGCGCCCAGATACCCACCGCCTGGCTGATCATCATTCCCTTAGTGAACCTGTGGTGGATGTGGAAGTACTCCGAAGGTGTGGAAAAGGTCACCGGCGGCAAGACGTCCGGTGTGCTGGCCTTCATCCTGTTGTTCCTGCTGGGGATGATCGGCGCCGCCATCGTGCAGGATTCTTTCAACAAAAATGTGGCCTGA
- a CDS encoding DUF721 domain-containing protein yields the protein MAHPTRPESVGPILDRLLKNLEIDKKVDEGQALLIWAEAAGPKMAVRTRAESVYRGRMTVLAQNPAWVQECTFMRIQIKDKLNKMLGREIIKEIVFRVGDVK from the coding sequence ATGGCTCATCCAACCAGACCGGAGTCGGTAGGCCCCATCCTGGACCGGCTTTTAAAGAACCTGGAGATCGACAAGAAGGTGGACGAGGGCCAGGCCCTGCTGATCTGGGCTGAAGCGGCCGGCCCCAAGATGGCGGTCAGGACCAGGGCGGAATCCGTTTACCGGGGCAGGATGACGGTGCTGGCCCAGAACCCGGCCTGGGTACAGGAGTGTACTTTCATGCGGATCCAGATCAAGGACAAGCTTAACAAGATGCTGGGGCGGGAGATCATCAAGGAGATAGTTTTTAGAGTGGGGGATGTGAAATAG
- a CDS encoding PAS domain-containing protein — protein MKDWFKEFDAAVTICDPQGIILHMNDKAVKTFAKYGGAALIGQSLVECHPEPARTKLLGLLKNQGKNVYTIEKQGVRKLIYQGPWFQDGKYGGLVELSLEIPMEMPHFVRQ, from the coding sequence ATGAAAGACTGGTTTAAAGAGTTTGATGCCGCTGTTACTATATGCGATCCTCAGGGCATTATACTGCATATGAACGATAAGGCGGTTAAAACCTTCGCAAAATACGGCGGAGCCGCCTTGATCGGCCAAAGCCTGGTGGAATGCCACCCCGAGCCGGCCCGGACCAAGCTGCTGGGGCTTTTGAAAAACCAGGGCAAAAATGTTTACACTATTGAGAAGCAAGGGGTGAGAAAATTGATCTATCAGGGGCCATGGTTCCAGGACGGAAAATATGGCGGATTAGTGGAATTATCCCTGGAGATACCAATGGAAATGCCCCATTTCGTAAGGCAGTAA